A section of the Sphaerodactylus townsendi isolate TG3544 linkage group LG11, MPM_Stown_v2.3, whole genome shotgun sequence genome encodes:
- the AZI2 gene encoding 5-azacytidine-induced protein 2: protein MDELAEDDIYILNHEKADTHKRDGEIPIPMYTGEESVASHFALVTAYEDIKKRLKETERDNYFLKKRVRLLEEKLLGSHVEEATSSVGPEQVNKAYGAYREACIERDNLKSKLDKMIKESTESLKLMNEQLQSKEVELLQLRTEVETQQVMKSLNCNPSSWEIDKLNNALKVHSLEKDLEQLREECSDLRKELKKPIWKAQSHEETLINGEVLQPENIHSENLHHAYWELKREMSNLHLVTEVQAEVLRKVKMIPSSTKKVSSCAPIQCIEDLERDFTNLHVAASSAVYKKARLIPNDQVFSGAASSPSCTDERLSPVCHSPFQEHNSYGKSSLEDNSWVFPSPPKPSETMFWEMKSKTSHFSENNLDQCNQNCLHNS from the exons ATGGATGAACTAGCGGAAGATGATATTTATATTTTGAACCATGAGAAGGCGGACACTCATAAGAGAGACGGAGAAATCCCTATCCCAATGTATACAGGGGAAGAATCTGTTGCTTCACATTTTGCACTTGTCACTGCTTATGAAGATATCAAAAAGCGACTTAAAGAGACTGAAAGGGATAAttatttccttaaaaaaagaGTCAGGTTGCTGGAAGAAAAG CTTCTTGGTTCCCATGTGGAAGAAGCCACAAGCTCTGTAGGCCCGGAGCAAGTTAACAAAGCTTACGGAGCATATCGAGAGGCCTGCATTGAACGAGATAATCTGAAAAGTAAACTTGATAAAATG ATTAAAGAGAGCACAGAATCATTGAAACTCATGAATGAGCAGTTGCAGTCTAAAGAAGTGGAGCTCCTACAGCTGAGAACTGAAGTGGAAACTCAACAAG TGATGAAGAGTCTGAATTGTAATCCATCCAGTTGGGAAATAGATAAGTTGAATAATGCACTTAAGGTGCACAGTTTGGAGAAAGATTTAGAGCAACTGAGAGAAGAATGCAGCGATCTTAGGAAAGAATTGAAAAAACCTATATGGAAG GCTCAGTCCCATGAAGAAACTTTAATAAATGGAGAAGTTTTGCAACCTGAGAACATTCATAG TGAAAACCTTCATCATGCATACTGGGAACTGAAGAGGGAGATGTCTAATCTGCATCTAGTGACTGAAGTGCAAGCCGAAGTGCTGAGAAAGGTGAAAATGATCCCATCTTCAACCAAGAAAG TGTCGTCCTGTGCACCTATTCAGTGTATTGAAGACCTTGAAAGGGACTTTACCAATCTCCACGTTGCTGCTTCCAGTGCAGTATACAAGAAGGCACGACTTATACCAAATGACCAAGTTTTCAGCGGTGCTGCATCTTCCCCATCCTGTACTGACGAGAGACTTAGCCCAGTTTGTCATTCTCCCTTTCAAGAACATAACTCTTATGGAAAGAGCTCTCTGGAAGATAATTCTTGGGTCTTCCCAAGCCCTCCTAAGCCTAGTGAGACAATGTTTTGGGAAATGAAAAGTAAAACATCTCACTTTTCAGAAAACAATTTGGATCAATGCAACCAAAACTGCTTGCACAACAGCTAA